The genomic interval GCTTGCCTGGTCGCCGGTGCGGCGCTTTTCCTCACGCACGACGAAGACGCTTTTCTGCAGCTTGGCGAGTGTGCCGAAGATCGGCCAGTCGCGCACCTCGATCTTGGCGATGAAGGCGACGTCTGCAACGGACGACATCACCATGATATCCATCCAGGACGAATGGTTGGAGCAGAGCATCAGCGGCCGGCGGCCTTCCAGACTCCCCGTCACGCGCACGCGAATGCCGAGGCAATAGCAGACGATGCGGTGCCAGACACGCGGAAGCCAACGGCGCAGCCGCCAGTCGAAGCGCAGCGCCAGCACCTGGAGCGGCATGAGCACGATGCTGACGGCAAGGATGACGACCGCAGCAAGGGCGATGCGCAGCCAGGCGATCAAATGCGGCACTCCCGGGCGGCCATCGCTTCAGAGATCTTCCTTCTTCAATGGAATGCCATAGAGCTCCAGGCGGTGGTCGACCAGCTGGAATCCGTGTTCGCGGGCGATGCGCTCCTGCAGCGCCTCGATCTCTGGCGAGCGGAATTCGATGACGGTGCCGGTCTTCAGGTCGATGAGGTGGTCGTGGTGCTCTTCCGGCACCGTTTCGTAGCGCGAGCGGCCGTCGCGGAAATCGTGGCGGGCGATGATGCCGGCATCCTCGAACAGCTTGACGGTGCGATAGACTGTTGAAATCGAGATTTTCGTGTCGACCTTCACCGAACGGCGGTAAAGCTCTTCGACGTCGGGATGGTCTTCGGACTCTTCGAGGATGCGCGCGATGACGCGGCGCTGCTCGGTCATGCGCATGCCGCGTTCGGCGCAAAGCTCCTCAAGGGTCTTGGCTACATCCGTCATGGCACGCCTTCAAAAATAATCGCGTTTCGACAATGCCCCTACGGCGTTGCGCCGGTGCGCAGGTCATCTCTCTGCCACGGAACTATCGAAGAACGCGCTTCATGACAAGCGCCGTGGAAAGGGCGCCGTTTTCCTGTTTGTAATAGCCCTGGCGCTCGCCGACCTTTTCAAAGCCGAGCTTGCGGTAGAGGCCAAGCGCCGCCGTATTGCCGTTGTCGACCTCGAGAAACATGGTCTCGCCGCCACGTGCCCGCGCCTCGCGCATCGCCGCCTGCATCAACCGCCAGCCGAGCCCGGCGCGGGCGACTTTCGCCTGCACGGCGATCGTCAGGATCTCGGCCTCGCCGGCCACCTCGCGGGCAAGGATGAAGCCGGGAAGCGGCTTTTTCAGGATGGCATTGGTCTGGCGCGCGACGAAGCCGAACACCGTCTCCTGCGACAGCAGGCTGTGAAACTCGCCGTCGCCCCAGGGCCGGGCAAACCGCTCGCCGTGCAGCATGGCGACGTCGTGGCAATCCTCGCGCTCCATGGCAATGATCTCGAATTCCGGCTTAAGCGTCAGATAGGCTTCCAGCATGGTCACACTCGTCGTGCAATCGCATATCCGGCCTGCGGCTTGGCATCCGGTCCGCGCAGATAAAGGGGCTTGGGTTTTCCGGCATCGGCAGAGGCGGCAGCACCCAGGCGCGCCACCACCGAAATCGGGAAGACATTGGCGTTATCGCCACCGACGCCGGCCTTGAGGAGCGGCGTTGCCGAACCGGTGATCTCGCCGTCGAAGCCGGCGGCGAAAGCCTGGGCCTCGGCGACGCTTGCCGCCCGGGGCGCATCAAGCGGGGAACCATCGGCCGCGAAGGACTGGAGATAGATTTCGTCGCGCTTGGCGTCCATCGCCGCCAGCACGGCGCGGCCGGGGGTCTTCTCACGCTGGGCTGATGCCATCACTTCGAGCGTAGTGACGCCGACGACAGGCACATTGAGGGAAAGCGCAAAACCACGGGCTGCGGCAACGCCGACGCGGATACCGGTAAAGGAGCCGGGGCCGATGGTAACGGCAAGCCGGTCAATATCAGACAGCGTTATGTCGGCCTGACCCAGCGCACGGTCGACTATATCGATCAGATGTTCAGCATGCCCCTTCCCGATCATGTCCGATGCCTCCCCCAGCACCGTATTCCTGCCGCTGTCGTAAACGGCGGCAGCGCAATCCACACCCGCGGTGTCGAGCGCCAGAATGATCATGCCATAAGTTTCCGAATAAACTGCTGTTGCCTAACCATAAACCCGTCCGGCCGAACCTGAGATGAACGGCGGGGGCGAATTCGAGATTTTCAAGCGGCAATCACTTCCTGCACTTCGGGAACGAAATGGCGCAGCAGGTTCTGGACGCCATGCTTCAGCGTCGCCGTCGAAGACGGGCAGCCGGAGCAGGAGCCTTTCATGTTCAGATAGACCTTGCCGTCCTTGAAGCCGCGGAAGGTGATGTCGCCGCCGTCCTGGGCAACGGCCGGGCGCACGCGGGTCTCCAAAAGTTCCTTGATGGTCAGCACGATCGACTCATCACCTTCATCGAAGAATTCGTCGCCGGCATCGACATCTTCGGAGAGGATGGAGGCATCGCCCATAACCGGCTTGCCGGACATGAAGTGCTCCATGATGGAGCCCAGTATAGCCGGCTTAAGATGCTGCCATTCGGCGTCGTCTTTGGAGACGGAAATGAAATCATAGCCGAAATAGACACCGGTGACGCCCGGTATTTCGAACAGGCGGGCGGCGAGCGGCGAAGCTTCAGCCTCTTCGGCGCTGCGGAACTCGGCGGTGCCGTTTTCCATCACCACCTTGCCCGGCAGGAACTTCTGCGTGGCGGGGTTCGGTGTGGCTTCGGTCTGAATGAACATCTGGTTCTCCATGCGGCCGGCCCATGGTCTCGGCCGTCTTTAGAATTCTTCAAAAGAAGATAAGCCCATTGGCTGATCTAATCAAGAGACTCGTACTCAAGAAATAAGCTCAGCAGAGGGCGTCGATTTCCTCATTGGTCAGCGTATCCGGCAGCACGGTCACGGGAATTGGAAACGCCGCCGCGCGTCCGGCGACCGACGAAACCAGGGGTCCCGGGCCTTCCTTCGCCGAGCCGGCGGCAAGAACGAGGATTGCCACGTCGCGGTCTTCCTCGATCACGGCATTGATCTGCTCGGCCGCACTGCCTTCACGGATGACGACCTCCGGTTCGATGCCGATCGTCTCGCGCACGATTTGCGCGATCTTGGCGACGATTGCCTCGGCTTCCTCGCGCGCCTCGGCCCGCATGATCTCCTCGACGCCGAGCCATTGCTGGAAATCGCCGTTGGGAATCACATAGAGCAGCACCAGGCCGCCATTGGAATTCTTCGCGCGCCGGCCAGCATAATGAACGGCGCGCTGGCATTCGGGTGTCCCGTCGATCACCGCCATGAATTTGCGGCGGTGACCTTCGAGCCGTGAGAGTCGCTTCGATACCATGGGCGGACTCTGACACCCGAAGCGGAAAATTTGCAAGCCAGTTTTGCTGTGACCCGGTCAAGATTCGTGCGCTCAGGAAGACAGCCGCCGCACCATCGACGGCGCGACGAGGAGAGGTGTCTCAGTACAGGAAGCCGATGACGTCGCGCACCTGCTTCATCGTCACATCGGCGCGGGCCCTGGCCCGTTCTCCGCCCTTGCGCAGGATTGCATCAATATGGCTGGTGTCGTCCATCAGCCGGCGCATCTCGCCGGTGATCGGCGCCAGCACATGGATGGCAAGATCGACCAGCGCCGGCTTGAAGAAGGAGAATTGCTGGCCGCCGAATTCGGCAAGCACCTCGGCCTTCGATTTGTCGGCGAGCGCGGCATAGATCGCCACCAGATTGTCGGCCTCCGGCCGGCCCTGTAGCCCCTCGACCTCGCTCGGCAAACCGTCCGGATCGGTCTTGGCCTTGCGGATCTTCTTCGAGATCGCCTCCTCGTCGTCCATCAGATTGATGCGCGAAAGGTCGGAGGGATCGGATTTCGACATTTTCTTGGTGCCGTCGCGCAGCGACATGACGCGCGGCGCCGGCCCGCCGATCAGCGGCTCGACCATCGGAAAATAGGCATGCACCGGCTCGTCGCCGACGGTGATGTCGATGCCGTAACCGGTCTTGCGAATATGCTCGGCATAATCGAGGTTGAACTTCATCGCGATATCGCGGGCAAGCTCCAGGTGCTGCTTCTGGTCCTCGCCGACCGGCACATGAGTGGCGCGATAGACGAGAATATCGGCGGCCATCAGGCTCGGATAGGCGTAGAGACCGAGCGATGCCTGCTCGCGGTCCTTGCCGGCCTTGTCCTTGAACTGCGTCATGCGGTTCATCCAGCCGATGCGGGCGACGCAGTTGAAGATCCAGGCAAGTTCCGCATGCTGCGGCACAGCCGACTGGTTGAAGACGATATGCTTTTCCGGATCGATGCCGGCGGCGATAAAGGCGGCGGCGATCGAGCGCGTCTGGCTCGGCATGTCCTCGTGCACCAGCTGGGCCGTGAGCGCATGCATGTCGACGACGCAATAGATGCAGTCATTGCCTTCCTGCAGCGCCACGAAGCGGCGGATGGCACCGAGGTAGTTGCCGAGATGCAGATTGCCGGTCGGCTGCACGCCGGAGAATACGAGTTTCTTGAATTCGCTCATGTCGTCCTCAATAGGCTGGTGGAGGGCCCCAAGGCTTTTCGCCTATGTTGCTAACGCCGCGGCTTATGCACGGGCGACCGGTCGCAATCAAGTGGTTGGGGCTGCAGCATGCTGGATCAGGTCGAAGGTGTTGCCGTAAGGATCCGCAAAGACGGCGACCGTGCCGTAGACCTCATGCCTGGGCTGCTCCAGAAAGCGCACGCCGGCGGCAAGCATGGCGGCATGATCGCGGGCGAAATCGTCAGTCTTCAGGAAGAAGCCGACGCGGCCGCCCGTCTGGTTGCCGATTGCCGCGCGCTGCGCCTGGTTTGCCGCCTGCGCCAGCAGAAAGGCTGCGCCATCCCCGCCTTTCGGCTTCACGACCACCCAGCGCTTGCCCTCCGGCTGGGGCTCGTCCTGAAGGCAATCGAAACCGAGGGGGCCGCAATAGAAGCCTTTGGCGCGGTCGTAATCGTCGACGACGAGCGTGACGAGAAAAAGAGACTGGACGGTCATGTGATCTCCCATGTTTGGATGTTTATTCCATCTAGAACGCGAAGGATGCTCACTTTTAAGCCGAATTGATCAGCGTCCTTAGTTCAAAATGAGTATAAAATTTCACAGAAAAGCTCTTATTGAACTGAAAATCCTCTCCGCACACTGGCGGCCCGTCAGTCGCCAGGCCAACCGCCCGGAGGGGACCATGCAGAACACCCGTTTGCTCGTCATGGCAGGCCTTTTCGCCCTACAATCCGCAACCGATGCCGTCGGTCAAGACAGCAAGAGACCGGCCGTTCATCTTCCCAAGCATGAGACGCGACTTGCCTATGCGGTTCAGACCGTCAGCGTGCGCGCCGGCTGTTTTCCAGAGCGCCTGCGAGCGATCCTCTCACATATCGCCGCAAAGACCGGACGCCGCCCGATTGTTACCTCCGGCCTCCGGCCACATCCCCGCCGTCATGGCTCCCTGCATGGAAAATGCCTGGCGGCCGATATCCGGGTGCCGGGCCTTTCGGAACGAACCATCATTGCTGCCGCCAAGACAGCTCCAGGCATCGGCGGCATCGGCAGCTATTGCAACGGCATCATTCATGTCGATGTCGGCCCGCAGAGACGATGGGTCGATTGTTAGGCGAGCGAGAAAAGTGTGCAGGGGTTTTGTGCCGCGGCGGTCAGGTTTGCGCCGGCGGCTTTTGCCCCTCACCCTAACCCTCTCCCCATAAAGGGGGCGAGGGGACGTGCCTACGAGAGGCGCGGCGGCGCGGCAAGTCCCTTCTCCCCGTCAGAACGGGGAGAAGGTGGCGGCAGCCGGATGAGGGGCTTTCTCGGCAATCAACTAGCTTTGTGCATCCTTCGCCGGCACCGGCTTGCGGTTCAGATTGCGCCGAATCATGCCGAGGTCGGCTCCGCCGATCAGGAAGGCGGCGGCGAAATAGATGAGCATTGCGATTGCGATTAGCAGCCCCAGCGTACCGACCTTGGTCAGAAGCGGCGCGCCGGAGGCGAGCCACGGCGCCCAATATTGCTTGAGGAAGACGATTGCCGCGGCCATGACGGCCGAGGCGACGATCAGCAGGGCGGCGCGTTTTGCCAGCGCCCATTCCCAGGTCAGATGGCCGCGGCGCAAAAGCGTGGTGAACAGCAGCAGCGTGCTGATCCAGCCGGCGGTGGCTTCGGCGACAGCGATGCCGGGCGCGCCCATAAAGGGGAACAGGGTCAGCGCCGTCGCGCAGTTGGTCCCCACTGCGATCGCCGAGAAGCGCATCGGCGTCTTGGTGTCCTCTCGGGCATAGAAGCCCGGCTGCAGCGCCTTGATCAGCACGAAGGCCGGCAGGCCTATGCCGTAAATGGCCAGGATCGAGCCGACGACGAGGGTATTTTCCTGGTGGAAGGCGCCGCGCTCGTAGAGCACGCGAATGATCTCGTCGGACAGGATCCAGAGGGCGAAGGCGGCGGGAATGGTCAGGAACAGCACGAATTCGATCGAACGGTTCTGCAGGTTTGCCGCTTCGCGTAACGCGCCGCCCTTCAGCGCCCGGGCCAGTTCCGGCAGCAGCACGACGCCGACGCCAACACCGACGACGCCGAGCGGCAGCTGGTAGATCCGGTCGGCATATTGCAGCGCTGCGATCGCGCCGTCACGGGAGGAGGCGATCGCCTGGCCGATCAGCTGGTTGATCTGGGTAATGCCGCCGGTCACCGCGGCCGGCACCGCCAGTATCAGCAGCCGCTTGACATTCGGCGTCATCTTCGGGAAGCGCAGGCCGATGCTCATGCCGGCGGCCAGCACGCCGATATAGACGACGGCGAGCTGCAGCAGGCCGGCCATGAGCACACCCCAGGAAAGATACCAGGCCGTCGCCAGCGGATCGGCGCCGGTATAGAGCGAATAAAACAGCGCCGCGATCATCACCACGTTGAGGAAAACGGGAGCGATGGCGGCGGCGAAGAAATGATGCAGCGAATTCAGCATGCCGCTCATCATCGCCGTCAGCGACATGCACATGAGATAGGGAAACATCACGGCCGCCATGCGGATCGTGATCGAGAACTTGTCGGGATCGTCGGCAAAGCCCGGCGCGATGATGAAGCGCACCAAGAGCGGCATGGCAAGCTCCATCACGATGGTGATGAGGAGCAGCACCGAAAACAGGACGCCGAAGACCTCTTCCGAAAAGCGCTTGGCGCCGTCGGTGCCGTTCGCCTCGATCTCCTTGGCAAAGAGCGGCACGAAGGCGGCGTTGAAAGCGCCTTCGGCAAACAGCCGGCGGAAGAGGTTCGGGAAGCGGAAGGCGGCGTAGAAGACGTCGGCCATCGGCCCGGTGCCGAGCGCCGCCGCCATCAGTGTTTCGCGGGCGAAACCGAAGATGCGGCTGCCGAGGGTGGCGCCTCCGACGGTCGCGAATTTCTTGACGAGGCTCATGCGTGCGGGCTCATGTGGGAGAATCGGCTTTCTTTTCTGCGGGGGGCGATATCCGGGTGGCGGCCGGCGCGATAATGCCGGAAGGCATGCGTTCGCGCAGTTCGTCCTCCTCCTCGGCCATCACGGCCTTCATCCGGGCGGTGATGTTGGCGCGCTTGCTGTCGCCCGATATCTTCTGGCCGACAAGGTCGGTGACGTAGAAGGTGTCGATCACCTTTTCGCCGAACGTGGTGATGCGCGCCGACTGGATGTCGAGCGACAGATCGGAGAGCACCGCTGTCATTTCCGACAGCAATCCCGGCCGGTCGAGGCATTCGACCTCGATGACGGTGAACTTATTCGACAGGCTGTTGGTGATGTTGATCGACGGCGGAATGACGAAGGCCTTGCTCTTCTTGCGGTTGCGCGTGCGCGTGGCAATGACCTCGGGCAGGCGCTTGCGGCCGGACAGCACATCTTCGATCATCCGACCGATCGTGGCGGCGCGGCGCAATTCGTCGGCATCGTCGGCAAATTCGCGGCTGACATGGATTGTGTCGAGCGCCCGTCCGTCCGACGTCGTGAAGATCTGCGCGTCGACGATGTTGGCGCCGGCCGCGGCACAGGCGCCGGCAATGACGGCAAGCAGGCGCGGATGGTCGGGCGACAGCACAGTGATTTCGGTGATGGCGTGGAAACTGTCGGTGCGCACCATGGTGGCGAGCGCCTGGCCCGACTTGTCGGCCTGGCGGATGAAATGGGCGTGGCGGATCTGGTCCTCCAGCGGGACGGAGAGCAGATAGGGCTGGTAGTGCAGCTTGGTATAGGTATTGCGGTCCTTCTGGCTCCAGTCGGCGAGCGCAGCGCGCAGTGCCTCGGCGGCAGCATTGGCCCGCTCCTTGCGCGAGACCTCTGAAAAGCCGCCGGCCAGAAGCAGTTCGGTTTCGTAATAGAGCGTGCGCAGCAGCTGGCCCTTCCAGCCGTTCCATACGCCGGGGCCGACGGCGCGAATATCGCAGATCGTCAGGATCAACAGCATCTTCAGCCGGTCGAGCGACTGCACGCGGTCGGCGAAGTCGATGATCGTCTTACGGTCGGTGAGGTCGCGGGTCTGCGCCACCATCGACATGGTCAGATGTTCCTCGATCAGCCAGACGACGAGTTCCGTCTGCTTCTGCGACAGGCCGAAGCGGGCGCAGAGCTTGCGGGCGACACGGGCACCGGCGATCGAATGATCCTCCTGGCGGCCCTTGGCGATGTCATGGAGGAGAACGGCGACATAGAGCGCCTCGCGCTCCTCGATCCCCGAAATCAACTTGTTGGCGAGCGGATGCAGGTCCTCCGCGCGTGACTTGTCGATTTCGGAGAGGACGTCGACGGTGCGGATCAGATGCTCGTCGACGGTATAGTGGTGATACATGTTGAACTGCATCATCGCGACGATTTTGCCGAATTCGGGAATGAAACGGCCGAGCACGCCGGCCTCGTTCATGCGCCGCAGGATGAGCGCCGGATCGCGCTTCGACGTCAGGATCGACATGAACAGGCGGTTTGCCTCGTCGTTTTCCCTGAGCGTATTATCGATCAGGGCAAGCGAGCGGGTGACGCGTTTCAGTGCGTCCGGATGGAATTCCAGCCCGTTGATGTCGGCGACGTGGAAGAGCCGGATGATGCTGACGGGATCGCGTTTGAAGACCTCGGCGTCGGCGAGTGCGATGCGGCCGCGGTCTTCGACGAATTCGACGCTGCCGGCAATCTTGCGCGTGCGATGGGTGAAGCGGCTGATGACGCCGGTCAGGCCCGGGATCGATTTGGCCTGCTGATCTTCGAGTGCAGCGCAGAGGATGCGGGTAAGATCGCCGACATCCTTGGCGACGAGGAAGTAGTGCTTCATGAAGCGCTCGACCGCCGAAAGGCCGGGGCGGGTATGGTAGCCGAAGGCTTCGGCGATCTCGCGCTGGATATCGAAGGACAGCCGTTCCTCGGCCTTGCCGGTCAGGAAATGCATATGGCAACGCACCGCCCAGAGAAAATCGTCGGCTTTCTGCAGCAGTCGATATTCGTGCTTCGACAAGACGCCGAGCTTGACCAGCTCCGCCTGGTCGCGCACGTGATAATAATATTTGGAGATCCAGAACAGCGTGTGCAGGTCGCGAAGCCCGCCCTTGCCTTCCTTGACGTTCGGTTCGACGAGGTAACGCGTGTC from Rhizobium lentis carries:
- the trpS gene encoding tryptophan--tRNA ligase yields the protein MSEFKKLVFSGVQPTGNLHLGNYLGAIRRFVALQEGNDCIYCVVDMHALTAQLVHEDMPSQTRSIAAAFIAAGIDPEKHIVFNQSAVPQHAELAWIFNCVARIGWMNRMTQFKDKAGKDREQASLGLYAYPSLMAADILVYRATHVPVGEDQKQHLELARDIAMKFNLDYAEHIRKTGYGIDITVGDEPVHAYFPMVEPLIGGPAPRVMSLRDGTKKMSKSDPSDLSRINLMDDEEAISKKIRKAKTDPDGLPSEVEGLQGRPEADNLVAIYAALADKSKAEVLAEFGGQQFSFFKPALVDLAIHVLAPITGEMRRLMDDTSHIDAILRKGGERARARADVTMKQVRDVIGFLY
- a CDS encoding VOC family protein; this translates as MTVQSLFLVTLVVDDYDRAKGFYCGPLGFDCLQDEPQPEGKRWVVVKPKGGDGAAFLLAQAANQAQRAAIGNQTGGRVGFFLKTDDFARDHAAMLAAGVRFLEQPRHEVYGTVAVFADPYGNTFDLIQHAAAPTT
- a CDS encoding Fur family transcriptional regulator, whose amino-acid sequence is MTDVAKTLEELCAERGMRMTEQRRVIARILEESEDHPDVEELYRRSVKVDTKISISTVYRTVKLFEDAGIIARHDFRDGRSRYETVPEEHHDHLIDLKTGTVIEFRSPEIEALQERIAREHGFQLVDHRLELYGIPLKKEDL
- a CDS encoding [protein-PII] uridylyltransferase; its protein translation is MQMKREASPDPAARHEQETAPVSAMRDLDFSDILDVELLQKQCDAVVEANRTRPDIMRADLLAALKRASTEGRQRARAALAADGSGLKCAYRISWLQDQIITVLHNFATTHIFPQQKDKFAVTAVGGYGRDTLAPGSDIDLLFLFLPRPADETHKAVEFMLYMLWDMGFKVGHATRTVEECIALSKSDMTIRTAILEMRYICGLQRLETELEARFDKEIVTGTGPEFIAAKLAERDERHRKAGDTRYLVEPNVKEGKGGLRDLHTLFWISKYYYHVRDQAELVKLGVLSKHEYRLLQKADDFLWAVRCHMHFLTGKAEERLSFDIQREIAEAFGYHTRPGLSAVERFMKHYFLVAKDVGDLTRILCAALEDQQAKSIPGLTGVISRFTHRTRKIAGSVEFVEDRGRIALADAEVFKRDPVSIIRLFHVADINGLEFHPDALKRVTRSLALIDNTLRENDEANRLFMSILTSKRDPALILRRMNEAGVLGRFIPEFGKIVAMMQFNMYHHYTVDEHLIRTVDVLSEIDKSRAEDLHPLANKLISGIEEREALYVAVLLHDIAKGRQEDHSIAGARVARKLCARFGLSQKQTELVVWLIEEHLTMSMVAQTRDLTDRKTIIDFADRVQSLDRLKMLLILTICDIRAVGPGVWNGWKGQLLRTLYYETELLLAGGFSEVSRKERANAAAEALRAALADWSQKDRNTYTKLHYQPYLLSVPLEDQIRHAHFIRQADKSGQALATMVRTDSFHAITEITVLSPDHPRLLAVIAGACAAAGANIVDAQIFTTSDGRALDTIHVSREFADDADELRRAATIGRMIEDVLSGRKRLPEVIATRTRNRKKSKAFVIPPSINITNSLSNKFTVIEVECLDRPGLLSEMTAVLSDLSLDIQSARITTFGEKVIDTFYVTDLVGQKISGDSKRANITARMKAVMAEEEDELRERMPSGIIAPAATRISPPAEKKADSPT
- a CDS encoding NifU family protein; this encodes MFIQTEATPNPATQKFLPGKVVMENGTAEFRSAEEAEASPLAARLFEIPGVTGVYFGYDFISVSKDDAEWQHLKPAILGSIMEHFMSGKPVMGDASILSEDVDAGDEFFDEGDESIVLTIKELLETRVRPAVAQDGGDITFRGFKDGKVYLNMKGSCSGCPSSTATLKHGVQNLLRHFVPEVQEVIAA
- the tsaB gene encoding tRNA (adenosine(37)-N6)-threonylcarbamoyltransferase complex dimerization subunit type 1 TsaB gives rise to the protein MIILALDTAGVDCAAAVYDSGRNTVLGEASDMIGKGHAEHLIDIVDRALGQADITLSDIDRLAVTIGPGSFTGIRVGVAAARGFALSLNVPVVGVTTLEVMASAQREKTPGRAVLAAMDAKRDEIYLQSFAADGSPLDAPRAASVAEAQAFAAGFDGEITGSATPLLKAGVGGDNANVFPISVVARLGAAASADAGKPKPLYLRGPDAKPQAGYAIARRV
- a CDS encoding GNAT family N-acetyltransferase encodes the protein MLEAYLTLKPEFEIIAMEREDCHDVAMLHGERFARPWGDGEFHSLLSQETVFGFVARQTNAILKKPLPGFILAREVAGEAEILTIAVQAKVARAGLGWRLMQAAMREARARGGETMFLEVDNGNTAALGLYRKLGFEKVGERQGYYKQENGALSTALVMKRVLR
- a CDS encoding YcbK family protein, translating into MQNTRLLVMAGLFALQSATDAVGQDSKRPAVHLPKHETRLAYAVQTVSVRAGCFPERLRAILSHIAAKTGRRPIVTSGLRPHPRRHGSLHGKCLAADIRVPGLSERTIIAAAKTAPGIGGIGSYCNGIIHVDVGPQRRWVDC
- the murJ gene encoding murein biosynthesis integral membrane protein MurJ, translating into MSLVKKFATVGGATLGSRIFGFARETLMAAALGTGPMADVFYAAFRFPNLFRRLFAEGAFNAAFVPLFAKEIEANGTDGAKRFSEEVFGVLFSVLLLITIVMELAMPLLVRFIIAPGFADDPDKFSITIRMAAVMFPYLMCMSLTAMMSGMLNSLHHFFAAAIAPVFLNVVMIAALFYSLYTGADPLATAWYLSWGVLMAGLLQLAVVYIGVLAAGMSIGLRFPKMTPNVKRLLILAVPAAVTGGITQINQLIGQAIASSRDGAIAALQYADRIYQLPLGVVGVGVGVVLLPELARALKGGALREAANLQNRSIEFVLFLTIPAAFALWILSDEIIRVLYERGAFHQENTLVVGSILAIYGIGLPAFVLIKALQPGFYAREDTKTPMRFSAIAVGTNCATALTLFPFMGAPGIAVAEATAGWISTLLLFTTLLRRGHLTWEWALAKRAALLIVASAVMAAAIVFLKQYWAPWLASGAPLLTKVGTLGLLIAIAMLIYFAAAFLIGGADLGMIRRNLNRKPVPAKDAQS
- a CDS encoding universal stress protein — encoded protein: MVSKRLSRLEGHRRKFMAVIDGTPECQRAVHYAGRRAKNSNGGLVLLYVIPNGDFQQWLGVEEIMRAEAREEAEAIVAKIAQIVRETIGIEPEVVIREGSAAEQINAVIEEDRDVAILVLAAGSAKEGPGPLVSSVAGRAAAFPIPVTVLPDTLTNEEIDALC